CGACCTGCCTGCCGGCAGGCAGGTCCATCCCGCCTGGCTGCGTTGCTCGTCGGTTAAATAGCTTGCTATTCGCCCTCCTCGCGCCTTACCATGCGTGCGCCTCGACTCCTGAAAATGTAAACTTGTTTCTTCGCGAACCCTTGGGCGACGGTGCGCTGCAGGCTATTTCGGTAAAGGCGAAAAAAAACCCCTCATTCGGAAACACACGGGAGATGGGGGATGGGCACTGGCTGACTTTGTATAAACTTATATATATATGTATCAATAGGCATCTTGTCAAGGAGGAATTGTTCTCTTTTCTTGCACACAAAACAGGCTTGGGAATAAAGAGTAGACGATTCTGACTCATTGACTTCGGATGGGCTTTGTGTTTTTAGTGTGAAAAATCGTCATGTATGTCAGTGGGTAGGCTTGGGTGAAGCCTACGTTTGGCTTTTCTTTGTTTCTTTGAATAGTTAAACGGATGGCTATTCAGTTTAGGTCATTCACGAATGGAGCCGGTATCCGAAATTGTGCCCGCGGGAAACCAAGTCCACTAGTGTTGATTGGCCCCCAACCATCTCAAGTTCTAATGTTAGCTCCAGGCATTGAGATGGACGTGTTCGGCAAGACGATATCTCAATGACGCATTCCGGAGGATCCGTGTGAGGGAGAGCATCTACAAGGGACTAGCCCAGCACCTGAACAATCTTCCAGGGGGTTTCCCTCCCACTGAAACCGGGGTGGATCTCCGCATCCTGCGCCGCCTGTTTGCTCCTGAGGAGGCAGAGCTTGCTGTGCATCTGACTTTGATTGCCGAGGAGCCTCGAGTCGTGGCGCGTCGAGCTAAGCTTCCCATACAGGAGGTCGCCCCGCGATTGGAGGAAATGGCCCGAAAAGGACTCATTTTCAGAATCGAGTCGAAAGACAGACCCACTCGTTATCGCGCCCTGCAGTATGTTATCGGCATCTGGGAGTTCCACGTCAACGACTTGGATATCGAACTGATCCGGGACATGAACGAATACATTCCCACTCTTTTTGATGGTGAAATCTGGAAGAAGGCTCCCCAATTGCGCACAATACCTGTGGGGCGAAGTATCAGTACCGAGCTCAAAGTGCTACCGTATGAGGGGATAGAGGAGCTTGTGCAGGTCCAGAAAAAGTTTGTGGTGGCGCCGTGTATCTGTCGGCGAGAGCATAGAATGGTGGGTAAGGGTTGCGAAAAACCGGAGGAAACATGTTTCGTTTTTGGGATTGCAGCCGATTACTACGAACGCAACGGCCTTGGTAGAGTCATCGATAAACAGGAAACTCTGGAAATCCTGAAAAAGGCCGACGAGGCCGGGCTGGTTCTTCAGCCAAGCCATGCCAAGCAGATCGTAAACATATGTTGCTGTTGTGGTTGCTGCTGCCAGG
This window of the Deltaproteobacteria bacterium genome carries:
- a CDS encoding 4Fe-4S binding protein, with the protein product MYKGLAQHLNNLPGGFPPTETGVDLRILRRLFAPEEAELAVHLTLIAEEPRVVARRAKLPIQEVAPRLEEMARKGLIFRIESKDRPTRYRALQYVIGIWEFHVNDLDIELIRDMNEYIPTLFDGEIWKKAPQLRTIPVGRSISTELKVLPYEGIEELVQVQKKFVVAPCICRREHRMVGKGCEKPEETCFVFGIAADYYERNGLGRVIDKQETLEILKKADEAGLVLQPSHAKQIVNICCCCGCCCQVLKNLKRYPKPASYFSTSFLATINPDTCQGCGICVDRCQMDALRLENDKAVLDLSRCIGCGLCVSTCPTESLTLVRKPEPEQSKVPRTIVEASIRLARERGKLGPGKLVQMQVKSKMDRLLASK